The region ATGAAGCTCGATCTCGCCGCCGGTGTCGATGTTGAGATCAAGCTCTGAGACTTCGGGTCTTCGGGCTGAGTGAGAAGGATTGAACCGATGCGTTCAGGTGTGATTGCACAGAAGGTGGGAATGACCCGCGTCTATAACGACGCCGGTGAGCATGTCCCGGTAACGGTACTGCGTATGGACGGCTGCCAGGTCGTCGCCACGCGCACTGTCGAAAAGAATGGCTATACCGCAGTTCAGCTCGGTGCCGGCCAGGCGAAGGTGAAGAACACGTCGAAGGCGATGCGCGGCAACTTTGCCGTTGCCAACGTCGAGCCGAAGGCCAAGGTTGCTGAATTCCGCGTGTCGGAAGACCAGCTGCTGGAGATCGGCACGGAGATCAAGGCAGGTCACTTCGCAGCCGGTCAGCTCGTCGACGTGACGGGCACGACGATCGGTAAGGGTTTTGCCGGCGCCATGAAGCGTCACGGTTTCGGCGGTCTTCGCGCCACGCACGGTGTGTCGGTGTCGCACCGTTCGCACGGTTCGACCGGCTCGCGCCAGGACCCGGGCAAGGTTTTCAAGAACAAGAAGATGGCTGGTCACATGGGCCAGACGCGCGTCACGACGCAGAACCTTGAAGTGGTTTCGACCGACGAAGATCGTGGTCTGATCCTGATCAAGGGTGCTGTTCCCGGTTCCAAGGGTGCCTGGATCATCGTGCGCGACGCCGTCAAGTCGGCCGCGAAGTAAGGGAGCCAGATCAATGGAATTCAACGTCAAGACCCTCGAGGGAAAAGACGCCGGGAAGGTTTCCCTTTCGGACGCGATTTTCGGCCTCGAGCCCCGCGA is a window of Rhizobium sp. N324 DNA encoding:
- the rplC gene encoding 50S ribosomal protein L3, translating into MRSGVIAQKVGMTRVYNDAGEHVPVTVLRMDGCQVVATRTVEKNGYTAVQLGAGQAKVKNTSKAMRGNFAVANVEPKAKVAEFRVSEDQLLEIGTEIKAGHFAAGQLVDVTGTTIGKGFAGAMKRHGFGGLRATHGVSVSHRSHGSTGSRQDPGKVFKNKKMAGHMGQTRVTTQNLEVVSTDEDRGLILIKGAVPGSKGAWIIVRDAVKSAAK